A stretch of the Streptomyces ortus genome encodes the following:
- a CDS encoding nuclease-related domain-containing protein has protein sequence MNALRVIPTWRHGQERLYVCRTDGRNIAWYDREAARVNLLSEERREDVLDVLGPFLTGTVTVGPPPVPTPAELARLSLHPDDDLAPNRPGEALQTVLDHEPGPQRRMRPDPRRHALAAELAVGEALDRLDGAGWRTLHSVPLPGGDRVHHLVIGPGGLFAVHSVHARKQRVLVADPMVTVGRREAGPLLRAIRADADRASYALTAEVRPVLALFAPREVSVTAPLRELRVLLDTDVAPLARAGGVLKPADVEALHAMARDRGTWVRV, from the coding sequence ATGAACGCACTGCGCGTCATACCGACTTGGCGGCACGGTCAGGAACGGCTCTACGTCTGCCGCACGGACGGCAGGAACATCGCCTGGTACGACAGGGAGGCCGCCCGGGTCAATCTGCTCAGCGAGGAGCGGCGCGAGGACGTGCTCGACGTGCTCGGACCGTTCCTGACCGGAACGGTGACGGTCGGACCGCCACCGGTACCGACGCCCGCCGAACTCGCCCGGCTCTCCCTGCACCCGGACGACGACCTCGCGCCGAACCGGCCCGGCGAGGCCCTGCAGACCGTGCTCGACCACGAACCGGGCCCGCAGCGGCGGATGCGGCCGGATCCCCGGCGGCACGCCCTCGCGGCGGAACTCGCGGTGGGCGAGGCGCTGGACCGGCTGGACGGGGCCGGGTGGCGCACCCTGCACTCGGTGCCGCTGCCCGGCGGGGACCGCGTCCATCACCTGGTGATCGGCCCGGGAGGCCTGTTCGCCGTGCACTCGGTGCACGCCCGCAAACAGCGCGTCCTCGTCGCCGACCCGATGGTCACGGTGGGGCGCCGGGAGGCCGGGCCACTGCTGCGCGCGATCCGCGCCGACGCGGACCGCGCCTCGTACGCCCTGACCGCCGAGGTGCGCCCCGTACTGGCTCTCTTCGCGCCCCGGGAGGTCTCGGTGACGGCACCTCTGCGCGAGCTGCGCGTCCTGCTGGACACGGACGTGGCGCCGCTGGCCCGCGCGGGCGGCGTCCTCAAGCCGGCGGACGTCGAGGCGCTGCACGCCATGGCCCGCGACCGGGGGACGTGGGTACGGGTCTGA
- the ligD gene encoding non-homologous end-joining DNA ligase has protein sequence MTPITEVAGRKVTLSNLDKVLHPATGFTKGELLHYYATVAEAFLPHLHDRPVSLLRYPDGPDGQVFFTKNVPPGAPDWVATTEVPRSEGPARMVLVQDLPSLMWAANLVTEFHTPQWSARTPDVADRLVLDLDPGAPATVVECCRVAVWLRDRLAADGLTAYAKTSGSKGLHLLAALEPTPSAEVSAYAKALAVEAQADLPDLVIHRMTRSLRPSKVFVDFSQNAARKTTAAPYTLRARETPTVSAPVTWDEVEACATPAGLSFTATDIAPRLERHGDLLEPLLDPGLAGSLP, from the coding sequence ATGACGCCAATCACTGAGGTGGCCGGGCGGAAGGTGACCCTGAGCAACCTGGACAAGGTGCTCCACCCGGCGACCGGCTTCACCAAGGGGGAGCTGCTGCACTACTACGCGACCGTGGCGGAGGCGTTCCTCCCCCACCTCCACGACCGGCCGGTCTCCCTGCTGCGCTATCCGGACGGCCCCGACGGCCAGGTCTTCTTCACCAAGAACGTCCCGCCCGGTGCACCCGACTGGGTCGCCACCACGGAGGTCCCCCGTTCGGAGGGTCCGGCCCGGATGGTCCTGGTCCAGGACCTGCCCTCCCTGATGTGGGCGGCGAACCTCGTCACCGAGTTCCACACCCCGCAGTGGTCGGCGCGGACCCCGGACGTCGCCGACCGGCTGGTCCTCGACCTGGATCCCGGCGCACCCGCCACGGTCGTCGAGTGCTGCCGGGTCGCCGTGTGGCTGCGCGACCGGCTGGCGGCGGACGGCCTGACGGCGTACGCGAAGACGTCCGGCTCCAAGGGCCTGCATCTGCTGGCCGCCCTGGAGCCCACCCCGTCCGCCGAGGTCTCCGCCTACGCGAAGGCACTCGCGGTGGAGGCGCAGGCCGACCTGCCCGACCTGGTCATCCACCGTATGACCCGCAGCCTGCGGCCCTCCAAGGTCTTCGTCGACTTCAGCCAGAACGCGGCCCGCAAGACCACCGCCGCCCCGTACACGCTCAGGGCCCGCGAGACCCCCACGGTCTCCGCCCCGGTCACCTGGGACGAGGTCGAGGCCTGCGCCACCCCGGCCGGACTGAGCTTCACGGCCACGGACATCGCACCCCGGCTGGAGCGCCACGGCGACCTGCTGGAGCCGCTGCTGGACCCCGGACTGGCGGGTTCACTGCCATGA
- a CDS encoding Ku protein, with product MRSIWNGAISFGLVSIPIKLVNATENHAISFRQIHTEDGGRIRYRKVCEVEEREVTSSEIGKAYEDADGTMIPITDEDLASLPIPTARTIEIVAFVPADRIDPLQMDTAYYLSANGVPAAKPYTLLREALKRSQKVAIAKFALRGRERLGMLRVVDDVIAMHGLLWPDEIRSPESVAPDAAVTVRDKELDLADALMDTLGEVDLAELHDDYREAVEELIAAKASGEAAPAAPSAEKSGGKVIDLMSALENSVRQARVARGEDADSGGAEVKPLRKQTARKTTTSATKPASGKKKTPAKKTTTKSAAGSKKTAAKKTTDTPPAKKTTPRKRASA from the coding sequence GTGAGATCCATATGGAACGGTGCCATCTCCTTCGGGCTGGTCAGCATCCCGATCAAGCTGGTGAACGCCACGGAGAACCACGCGATCTCCTTCCGCCAGATCCACACCGAGGACGGCGGTCGCATCCGCTACCGCAAGGTGTGCGAGGTGGAGGAACGCGAGGTGACGTCGTCGGAGATCGGCAAGGCGTACGAGGACGCCGACGGCACGATGATCCCCATCACGGACGAGGATCTGGCCTCCCTGCCGATTCCGACCGCCCGGACGATCGAGATCGTGGCCTTCGTGCCGGCCGACCGGATCGACCCGCTCCAGATGGACACGGCGTACTACCTGTCCGCGAACGGGGTGCCGGCGGCCAAGCCGTACACGCTGCTGCGGGAGGCGCTGAAGCGCAGCCAGAAGGTCGCCATCGCGAAGTTCGCGCTGCGCGGGCGTGAGCGGCTGGGCATGCTGCGGGTCGTCGACGACGTCATCGCGATGCACGGGCTGCTGTGGCCGGACGAGATCCGCTCGCCCGAGAGCGTCGCCCCGGACGCGGCCGTCACCGTCCGGGACAAGGAGCTGGACCTGGCCGACGCGCTGATGGACACGCTCGGGGAGGTCGATCTCGCGGAGCTGCACGACGACTACCGCGAGGCGGTGGAGGAACTGATCGCGGCGAAGGCGTCGGGGGAGGCGGCCCCCGCCGCTCCCTCCGCCGAGAAGTCCGGCGGCAAGGTGATCGACCTGATGTCCGCGCTGGAGAACAGCGTGCGGCAGGCGCGGGTGGCGCGCGGCGAGGACGCCGACTCCGGCGGGGCCGAGGTGAAACCCCTGCGCAAACAGACGGCCCGCAAGACGACCACGAGTGCCACGAAGCCGGCCTCCGGCAAAAAGAAGACACCAGCGAAGAAGACGACGACGAAGTCGGCGGCAGGCTCCAAGAAGACAGCGGCAAAGAAGACGACGGACACCCCGCCCGCCAAAAAGACAACCCCCCGAAAAAGAGCCTCAGCCTGA
- a CDS encoding glycoside hydrolase family 35 protein, translated as MTVLSTSSDGFRLHGEPFRIISGAMHYFRIHPDQWADRLRKARLMGLNTVETYVPWNLHQPEPGTLVLDGILDLPRYLRLAQAEGLHVLLRPGPYICAEWDGGGLPSWLTTDTDIRLRTSDPRFTDALDRYFDLLLPPLLPQLAANGGPVIAVQVENEYGAYGDDRAYLEHLAASFRARGVEELLFTCDQANPAHLAAGSLPGVLATGTFGSRITESLEQLRAHQPEGPLMCAEFWIGWFDHWGEPHHVRDAADAAADLDRLLSAGASVNIYMFHGGTNFGFTNGANHDHAYEPIVTSYDYDAALTESGDPGPKYHAFREVIARHAPVPEEPAPAPSPKLPPTVVELGERAPLLPHASVLAEPVRVDAGPVTMEELGLRAGYALYRTTVPVPGDGVLHFTGGVGDRAQVFVDGAPVGVLARADHEEALPVRVPRAGATLDVLVENMGGVNYGPRIGAPKGLLGPVTFDGTALHGWDCHPLALDTMGAVPFAPAADSPSDAGPAFHRGTFEVATPADTFLALPGWTKGQAWINGFHLGRYWNRGPQRTLYVPAPVLRPGTNELVVLELRATTEPRVHLTDTPDLGPVKP; from the coding sequence ATGACTGTGCTGAGTACGTCCTCCGACGGGTTCCGGCTCCACGGAGAGCCGTTCCGGATCATCTCCGGTGCGATGCACTACTTCCGCATCCACCCCGACCAGTGGGCCGACCGGCTCCGCAAGGCCCGCCTGATGGGCCTGAACACGGTGGAGACGTACGTCCCGTGGAACCTCCACCAGCCCGAACCCGGCACCCTCGTCCTCGACGGCATCCTCGACCTGCCCCGCTACCTGCGGCTGGCCCAGGCAGAGGGCCTGCACGTCCTGCTGCGCCCCGGACCGTACATCTGCGCCGAGTGGGACGGCGGCGGCCTGCCCTCCTGGCTCACCACGGACACCGACATCCGGCTGCGCACCAGCGACCCCCGCTTCACCGACGCCCTCGACCGCTACTTCGACCTGCTGCTGCCCCCGCTCCTGCCCCAACTCGCCGCGAACGGCGGTCCGGTGATCGCCGTACAGGTGGAGAACGAGTACGGGGCGTACGGCGACGACCGCGCGTATCTCGAACACCTCGCCGCGTCCTTCCGCGCCCGGGGCGTCGAGGAACTGCTCTTCACCTGCGACCAGGCCAACCCGGCGCACCTGGCGGCCGGCAGCCTCCCCGGAGTCCTCGCGACCGGCACCTTCGGCAGCAGGATCACCGAGTCCCTGGAGCAGTTGCGCGCACATCAGCCCGAAGGGCCGCTGATGTGCGCGGAGTTCTGGATCGGCTGGTTCGACCACTGGGGCGAACCGCACCACGTGCGCGACGCGGCCGACGCCGCCGCCGACCTCGACCGGCTGCTCTCAGCCGGCGCCTCGGTCAACATCTACATGTTCCACGGCGGCACCAACTTCGGCTTCACCAACGGCGCCAACCACGACCACGCGTACGAGCCCATCGTGACCTCGTACGACTACGACGCCGCCCTCACCGAGTCCGGCGACCCGGGTCCGAAGTACCACGCCTTCCGTGAGGTCATCGCCCGCCACGCCCCGGTTCCCGAGGAGCCCGCCCCGGCGCCGAGCCCCAAACTGCCGCCCACAGTGGTCGAGTTGGGCGAGCGCGCGCCGCTGCTCCCGCACGCGAGCGTCCTCGCCGAGCCGGTACGCGTCGACGCCGGCCCGGTGACGATGGAGGAGCTGGGCCTGCGGGCCGGGTACGCGCTCTACCGCACCACGGTTCCCGTGCCGGGCGACGGTGTCCTGCACTTCACGGGCGGGGTCGGCGACCGCGCCCAGGTCTTCGTGGACGGCGCCCCCGTCGGCGTACTCGCACGCGCGGACCACGAAGAGGCCCTGCCCGTGCGCGTCCCGCGGGCCGGTGCCACCCTGGACGTGCTCGTCGAGAACATGGGCGGGGTCAACTACGGCCCGCGCATCGGCGCCCCCAAGGGCCTGCTCGGCCCCGTCACCTTCGACGGCACCGCCCTGCACGGCTGGGACTGCCACCCCTTGGCCCTGGACACCATGGGCGCGGTTCCCTTCGCCCCGGCCGCCGACTCGCCGTCCGACGCGGGCCCCGCCTTCCACCGCGGCACCTTCGAGGTCGCGACGCCCGCCGACACCTTCCTCGCCCTGCCCGGCTGGACCAAGGGCCAGGCCTGGATCAACGGCTTCCACCTCGGCCGCTACTGGAACCGGGGCCCGCAGCGCACGCTGTACGTACCCGCGCCCGTCCTGCGCCCCGGCACCAACGAACTCGTCGTGCTGGAACTGCGGGCCACGACCGAGCCGCGCGTCCACCTCACCGACACGCCCGACCTCGGCCCGGTGAAGCCCTGA
- a CDS encoding beta-galactosidase — MPPLRLKVSASAEPPLTGHLPFSDAPGVPDPIEVTSRYLTRGGRPWFPVSGEFHYTRYPAREWEEELLKMKAGGVTAVASYVIWIHHEEAEGRIRFDGDRDLRRFAELCARHGLDLVPRIGPWSHAEVRNGGLPDWLLARALSPRTDDPAYLAPVRTWYEAIAAQLTGLDRVHGGPIVAIQIENELYDRPGHLLTLKRMAQAAGLSAPLWTSTAWGGVRLPPDELLPLYGGYPETFWTEADGGWPDTCRTHYFFTHQRDDEGIGADLRPTTVRGADPTASAARFPWATCELGGGMAVAYHRRPRVDAADVGALGLTKIGCGSVWQGYYMFHGGTNPAGGLTTLQESHATGYPNDLPVRTYDFQAPLGEYGQYRPSYDELRLQHLLLADFGELLAPMESFLPVRRPAGQDDRDTLRWAVRAAEDSGFLFVNNHQPHEELPDHLDTSFTVEFPAGPALTFPSTPVTVPTGAYFCWPLRLDVAGLRLDWATAQPVCTVADEDGRTVLVLAATDGIPVELALDARTLRSVRVPSGQCAPLDGSDDRVLITGLRPGTDALVEVDTAAGERVGLLILDARTARTAYKGVAWGAERLVLADSDSASDSASDSASDSASDSGAGAGAGAGVGVVFDEHARDGQGEVRVHSPAGETSLAVLPAPRRPPVVAGGSVRASRDGLFTRYHLTGDGWTRDPRFGEAGGGGGGGRGEAVVTRAAGPAPEPVTGVQGRASAPVDEHYDTTAAEYAVAVPNGLPLTGTLLRVHWTGDVARAYVGDRLVADQFHSGRAWDIALDRLPAFALRGEGLRLRVLPRAPDARVYVADASAADGAVAAVGRVEWVTTRTWALGEG, encoded by the coding sequence ATGCCCCCGCTTCGTCTGAAGGTGTCCGCGTCGGCCGAGCCGCCCCTCACCGGCCACCTCCCCTTCTCCGACGCCCCCGGCGTCCCCGACCCCATCGAGGTCACCAGCCGTTACCTCACCCGCGGCGGCCGGCCCTGGTTCCCGGTCTCCGGCGAGTTCCACTACACCCGCTACCCGGCAAGGGAGTGGGAGGAGGAACTGCTGAAGATGAAGGCGGGCGGGGTGACGGCCGTCGCGAGTTACGTCATCTGGATCCACCACGAGGAGGCCGAAGGCCGGATCCGCTTCGACGGCGACCGTGACCTGCGGCGCTTCGCCGAACTCTGCGCCCGTCACGGCCTGGACCTCGTCCCGCGCATCGGCCCCTGGTCCCACGCGGAGGTCCGCAACGGCGGCTTACCCGACTGGCTCCTGGCCCGCGCCCTCTCCCCGCGCACCGACGATCCGGCGTACCTGGCACCCGTACGCACCTGGTACGAGGCCATCGCGGCGCAACTCACCGGGCTCGACCGCGTACACGGCGGCCCGATCGTCGCGATCCAGATCGAGAACGAGCTGTACGACCGGCCCGGCCACCTGCTCACGCTCAAACGCATGGCCCAGGCGGCCGGCCTGAGCGCCCCGCTGTGGACCTCGACGGCGTGGGGAGGCGTCCGGCTCCCGCCCGACGAACTGCTTCCGCTGTACGGCGGCTACCCCGAGACCTTCTGGACCGAGGCCGACGGCGGCTGGCCCGACACCTGCCGCACCCACTACTTCTTCACCCACCAGCGCGACGACGAGGGCATCGGCGCCGACCTGCGCCCCACGACGGTGCGCGGCGCCGACCCGACGGCCTCGGCGGCCCGATTCCCCTGGGCCACCTGCGAGTTGGGCGGCGGCATGGCGGTCGCGTACCACCGCCGCCCGCGGGTGGACGCGGCCGACGTCGGCGCGCTCGGCCTCACGAAGATCGGCTGCGGTTCCGTGTGGCAGGGCTACTACATGTTCCACGGCGGTACGAATCCCGCGGGCGGGCTGACCACCCTCCAGGAGTCCCACGCGACGGGCTACCCCAACGACCTCCCCGTCCGCACGTACGACTTCCAGGCCCCGCTGGGCGAGTACGGCCAGTACCGGCCCTCGTACGACGAACTGCGCCTGCAGCACCTGCTGTTGGCGGACTTCGGCGAGCTGTTGGCGCCGATGGAGTCCTTCCTTCCCGTCCGGCGGCCGGCCGGGCAGGACGACCGGGACACCCTGCGCTGGGCGGTCCGGGCCGCGGAGGACTCCGGCTTCCTCTTCGTCAACAACCACCAGCCGCACGAGGAGTTGCCGGACCACCTGGACACCTCGTTCACGGTCGAGTTCCCGGCCGGGCCCGCGCTCACCTTCCCCAGCACACCGGTCACGGTCCCGACGGGCGCGTACTTCTGCTGGCCGCTGCGCCTGGACGTGGCGGGCCTGCGCCTGGACTGGGCGACGGCGCAGCCGGTGTGCACGGTCGCCGACGAGGACGGCCGTACGGTCCTGGTACTGGCCGCGACGGACGGCATCCCGGTGGAACTCGCGCTTGACGCACGTACGTTGCGGTCGGTTCGGGTGCCCTCCGGGCAGTGCGCCCCGCTCGACGGGTCCGACGACCGCGTCCTGATCACGGGGCTGCGCCCCGGCACCGACGCCCTGGTGGAGGTGGACACCGCCGCCGGCGAACGGGTCGGCCTCCTGATCCTGGACGCGAGGACGGCCCGTACGGCCTACAAGGGGGTCGCCTGGGGGGCGGAACGGCTGGTGCTCGCCGACTCCGACTCCGCCTCCGACTCCGCCTCCGACTCCGCCTCCGACTCCGCCTCCGACTCCGGTGCCGGTGCCGGTGCCGGTGCCGGTGTCGGTGTCGTCTTCGATGAGCACGCGCGGGACGGGCAGGGTGAGGTACGGGTGCACAGCCCGGCCGGTGAAACGTCGCTGGCCGTACTGCCGGCGCCGCGACGGCCTCCGGTGGTGGCGGGCGGGAGTGTGCGGGCGTCGCGCGACGGGTTGTTCACTCGGTACCACCTGACGGGGGACGGCTGGACCCGGGATCCGCGCTTCGGGGAAGCGGGAGGGGGAGGGGGAGGAGGACGGGGGGAGGCGGTGGTGACCCGGGCGGCCGGACCGGCGCCCGAACCCGTGACCGGCGTGCAGGGCCGGGCGAGCGCCCCCGTCGACGAGCACTACGACACGACCGCCGCCGAGTACGCCGTCGCGGTCCCGAACGGCCTCCCACTGACCGGAACCCTCCTGCGCGTCCACTGGACCGGCGACGTGGCCCGCGCGTACGTGGGCGACCGGCTGGTGGCGGACCAGTTCCACTCGGGTCGGGCCTGGGACATCGCCCTGGACCGGCTCCCGGCGTTCGCCCTCCGGGGCGAGGGCCTGCGGCTGAGGGTGCTGCCGAGGGCGCCGGACGCGCGGGTGTACGTGGCGGACGCGTCCGCGGCCGACGGGGCTGTGGCGGCGGTGGGACGGGTCGAGTGGGTGACGACCCGTACGTGGGCGCTCGGGGAGGGGTGA
- a CDS encoding LacI family DNA-binding transcriptional regulator, which yields MTRSAGDGVPPGPPKGRSRRNFAGARPVMDDVARLAGVSKQTVSRVLNDNPAVRPETREVVLTAMRTLGYRPSRSARSLASGRTRMLGVISFDAARYGPASILTAINSAAQDAGYLVSSIALDTADRATVVRAVDTLSAEGADGVIAIAPQRWVGKALAEARLDTPLMVLENDLGKDASFVTADNWAGARWATEHLLDLGHATVRHVAGPTGWLSADRRVEAWRATLKAAGAAVHEPLVGDWSADSGYELGRGLSDDPDVTAIFASNDQMALGVLRALHESGRRVPDDVSVVGYDDIPEAAHLLPPLTTVRTDFLEIGTRALRLLLSQLGGPPETELGRVVPVELIVRRSTGPAPTR from the coding sequence ATGACCCGAAGTGCCGGTGACGGTGTGCCGCCCGGTCCCCCCAAGGGCCGCAGCCGGCGCAACTTCGCGGGCGCGCGGCCGGTGATGGACGACGTGGCCCGGCTGGCCGGTGTCTCCAAACAGACGGTGTCCCGGGTGCTGAACGACAACCCGGCCGTCCGCCCGGAGACCCGCGAGGTGGTCCTGACCGCGATGCGGACCCTCGGCTACCGCCCGAGCCGCAGCGCCCGCTCCCTGGCCAGCGGCCGGACCCGCATGCTGGGGGTGATCTCCTTCGACGCGGCCCGTTACGGCCCGGCCTCCATCCTGACCGCGATCAACAGCGCGGCCCAGGACGCGGGTTACCTGGTCAGCTCCATCGCGCTCGACACGGCGGACCGAGCCACGGTCGTACGGGCCGTGGACACCCTGTCGGCCGAGGGCGCGGACGGAGTGATCGCCATCGCCCCGCAGCGCTGGGTGGGCAAGGCGCTGGCGGAGGCGCGGCTGGACACCCCGCTGATGGTCCTGGAGAACGACCTGGGCAAGGACGCGTCGTTCGTGACGGCGGACAACTGGGCGGGCGCACGCTGGGCGACCGAGCACCTGCTGGACCTCGGCCACGCGACGGTCCGGCACGTCGCGGGCCCCACGGGCTGGCTGTCGGCGGACCGCAGGGTGGAGGCCTGGCGGGCCACGCTGAAGGCGGCGGGGGCTGCGGTCCACGAGCCCCTGGTCGGCGACTGGAGCGCCGACTCGGGCTACGAACTGGGCCGCGGACTGTCCGACGACCCCGACGTCACCGCGATCTTCGCCTCCAACGACCAGATGGCGCTCGGTGTGCTCCGCGCCCTGCACGAGTCGGGCCGCCGTGTCCCGGACGACGTCAGCGTGGTCGGTTACGACGACATCCCCGAGGCCGCGCACCTGCTTCCCCCGCTGACCACGGTCCGCACCGACTTCCTGGAGATCGGTACGCGTGCCCTGCGGCTGCTCCTCTCCCAGCTGGGCGGCCCGCCGGAGACGGAACTGGGCCGGGTGGTGCCGGTCGAACTGATCGTGCGCAGGAGTACGGGCCCGGCGCCGACCCGTTGA
- a CDS encoding MarR family winged helix-turn-helix transcriptional regulator, with translation MAVATAAVDDVDAVTRTVLTASRVLVAFSARSLAQVEERVTLPQVRMLVVLSTRGATKLVTLADLLQVAPSTAMRMVDRFITAGLADRQTNPGNRRETLLRLTEEGRRTVEDVTARRRAEIATIVERLTPGQRTAIVEALTAFSDAGGEPPVPDVTDGQDGMPHPLGWVNPPTPHDG, from the coding sequence GTGGCTGTCGCCACCGCGGCTGTCGACGACGTCGACGCGGTGACCCGGACGGTGCTGACCGCGTCGCGCGTGCTGGTCGCGTTCTCGGCCCGTTCGCTCGCCCAGGTCGAGGAACGGGTGACGCTGCCGCAGGTCCGGATGCTGGTCGTGCTGTCCACGCGCGGCGCCACCAAGCTGGTCACGCTCGCCGACCTGCTCCAGGTCGCGCCGTCCACGGCCATGCGTATGGTCGACCGGTTCATCACCGCCGGTCTCGCCGACCGGCAGACGAACCCCGGTAACCGCCGCGAGACCCTGCTCCGGCTGACGGAGGAGGGCAGGCGCACGGTCGAGGACGTGACGGCCCGCCGGCGCGCCGAGATCGCCACGATCGTGGAACGCCTCACGCCCGGCCAGCGGACGGCGATCGTAGAGGCCCTGACCGCGTTCAGCGATGCCGGCGGGGAGCCGCCGGTCCCGGACGTCACCGACGGGCAGGACGGGATGCCGCACCCCCTGGGCTGGGTGAACCCGCCGACGCCCCACGACGGATAG
- a CDS encoding DUF4142 domain-containing protein, whose amino-acid sequence MRVTQRTAGTVFVIGGLVVTLAALAYPALLGVEKTTTSQDRIIANTRYGPLTEADRDFVVKVRAAGLWEHPLGLMAMERGTTPAMKEAGKHLVAGHAGLDEMCRKIAPELGVTLPNQASPQQQQFVATVDGSTGKQFDTTAVNIMRVTHGQIFPVIAKIRANTKNTMVRQLADLANDTVLDHITVLEKTDLVNYDQVNFQQTSPPKLPKAELTPPAPQPGSPVLVLNRPEGLDVNTTSPTPTPTPTPAVG is encoded by the coding sequence ATGCGTGTCACGCAGCGCACGGCAGGGACCGTATTCGTGATCGGGGGGCTGGTCGTGACGCTTGCCGCGCTCGCCTATCCGGCTCTTCTCGGGGTGGAGAAGACCACCACCAGCCAGGACCGCATCATCGCCAACACCCGGTACGGGCCCCTGACCGAGGCCGATCGGGATTTCGTCGTCAAGGTGCGGGCCGCGGGGCTCTGGGAGCACCCCCTCGGGCTCATGGCCATGGAGCGTGGGACCACCCCCGCCATGAAGGAGGCCGGCAAGCATCTCGTCGCCGGGCACGCCGGGCTCGACGAGATGTGCCGGAAGATCGCCCCCGAGCTGGGCGTCACCCTGCCCAACCAGGCCAGCCCGCAACAGCAGCAGTTCGTGGCCACCGTGGACGGGAGCACCGGGAAGCAGTTCGACACGACCGCCGTCAACATCATGCGCGTCACGCACGGGCAGATCTTCCCCGTCATCGCCAAGATCCGCGCCAACACCAAGAACACCATGGTCCGTCAGCTCGCCGACCTGGCCAACGACACCGTCCTCGACCACATCACGGTGCTGGAGAAGACCGACCTCGTCAACTACGACCAGGTCAACTTCCAGCAGACCAGCCCGCCCAAGCTCCCCAAGGCCGAGCTGACCCCGCCCGCACCCCAGCCCGGCTCGCCCGTCCTCGTCCTCAACAGGCCGGAAGGGTTGGATGTCAATACGACCTCGCCGACACCGACCCCCACCCCCACCCCCGCCGTGGGATGA
- a CDS encoding DUF397 domain-containing protein → MSQDHHIPPVLAKAVWRASSYSGGQGNCVEVAVNLSPLIPVRDSKRPAGPALVFSRGAWSTFVGQLR, encoded by the coding sequence ATGAGCCAGGACCACCACATACCGCCCGTCCTCGCGAAGGCCGTATGGCGTGCCAGCAGCTACAGCGGGGGCCAAGGCAACTGCGTCGAGGTCGCCGTCAACCTCTCCCCCCTCATACCCGTCCGCGACAGCAAGCGCCCCGCCGGGCCCGCTCTCGTCTTCTCCCGCGGTGCGTGGAGCACCTTCGTCGGGCAGCTGCGCTGA
- a CDS encoding helix-turn-helix domain-containing protein yields MPTVKPSTVLGRQLGDELRKFREASGVSMADAAEVLDCTKGKISRMENGHVPVRAPDLNALMQAYQVQDLEDRARLSALAQRANRRRREGWWHPYEAVLGDSYRDQIELEAICDSVRTYEAQLVPGLLQTAEYGRAVTVASRAWQTPEEIDQFVEVRLARQRRLTDEEPMSLWAVLAEGVLRQHVGGPTVMHAQLEHLVAMAERPNITVQVMPFSRGAHSGMFGPYLLLSFPQVTSLDLVLTETPTGNLWVERESAVAYYRTLFDDARTTALPPTESRTLIRRIAKEYRT; encoded by the coding sequence ATGCCTACTGTCAAACCATCCACCGTGCTCGGACGCCAACTCGGCGATGAGTTGCGCAAGTTCCGTGAGGCCTCGGGTGTTTCCATGGCAGACGCCGCCGAGGTGCTCGACTGCACCAAGGGCAAGATCAGCCGGATGGAGAACGGGCACGTTCCCGTCCGCGCCCCGGATCTGAATGCGCTCATGCAGGCGTACCAAGTCCAGGACCTTGAGGATCGCGCGCGTCTCAGCGCCCTGGCGCAGCGCGCCAACCGACGTCGCCGCGAGGGATGGTGGCATCCGTACGAGGCAGTACTGGGGGACTCATACCGGGATCAGATCGAGCTGGAGGCCATCTGCGACAGCGTCCGAACATACGAGGCGCAGTTGGTCCCCGGCCTGCTTCAGACCGCTGAGTACGGGCGTGCGGTGACAGTCGCCTCGCGGGCTTGGCAGACGCCTGAGGAGATCGACCAGTTCGTCGAGGTCCGGCTCGCCCGGCAGCGACGGCTCACCGACGAGGAGCCCATGTCACTCTGGGCGGTGCTGGCAGAGGGAGTCCTGCGCCAGCATGTGGGCGGCCCCACCGTGATGCACGCACAGTTGGAGCACCTCGTCGCCATGGCGGAGCGCCCCAACATCACCGTCCAGGTCATGCCGTTCTCGCGTGGTGCGCATTCAGGTATGTTCGGCCCCTACCTGCTGCTGAGCTTCCCGCAGGTGACATCGCTCGACCTCGTGCTGACGGAGACGCCGACCGGCAACCTGTGGGTGGAGCGCGAATCGGCGGTCGCTTACTACCGCACTCTCTTCGACGACGCCCGCACTACAGCGCTGCCGCCGACGGAGTCACGCACACTGATCCGCCGCATCGCCAAGGAGTATCGAACATGA